In SAR324 cluster bacterium, the following proteins share a genomic window:
- a CDS encoding DUF4175 family protein encodes MPAAEASPSQRWFDQYCRNLRLQFAGRSCAGAACLLLVFLLLQSTPLPFLNFLLGSFAILVVCLIGSWLLHRPDYCLQKLYRQDPAFAEELQSSLQFRENPPASRTTNIFLERFEKQLLERLEGRETHRLLPSWRTLAGVAVSLQVVVWIGGWWLPQYLVNQGPTAAEAFQIPHSYRILYPAYLKRDSEVFSTLPNELQIPAGSRLEIFLEQGLLDRDQSAYRPIQGEPQPLQWVPQQKRWRSALTPLKTGTLFLEWRQQSVAVEVIPDLSPTVMVLWPPDKYIFDLSQLQVELEAKDDYGLRQILLRYRNEATGTIEREIIQSFEGDFKSYQERYLWELSATPLRAGDNVTAWIEVSDSDTFQGPNVTRSEEFRFEVRSQREFHEYILSLLRKVDRELRDLLSVLDRQLIVETTDQENLIEELLNFLQEEANYDRLLSDGLRGFIGELRFQLRYYQHKREELAVPPS; translated from the coding sequence ATGCCTGCTGCTGAAGCATCCCCTTCCCAACGTTGGTTTGATCAATATTGCCGGAATCTGCGGCTACAGTTTGCTGGTCGCAGTTGCGCCGGAGCAGCGTGTCTATTGCTTGTCTTTCTGCTGCTCCAAAGTACCCCGCTACCCTTTCTAAATTTTCTTCTCGGCTCCTTTGCGATCCTTGTTGTTTGCCTGATTGGCAGTTGGTTGCTACATCGACCAGATTATTGTCTGCAAAAGCTCTATCGGCAAGATCCTGCCTTCGCAGAAGAGCTGCAAAGCAGTTTACAATTCAGAGAAAATCCGCCAGCTTCACGAACTACCAATATTTTTCTTGAACGCTTTGAGAAGCAGTTGCTTGAGCGCTTAGAAGGGAGGGAGACGCATCGACTACTGCCATCCTGGCGAACGCTTGCAGGGGTTGCGGTGTCTCTACAGGTTGTTGTTTGGATTGGTGGTTGGTGGCTGCCACAGTATTTGGTCAACCAAGGCCCAACTGCAGCGGAAGCATTTCAAATTCCCCACTCCTACCGCATTCTCTATCCAGCGTATCTCAAACGTGATTCCGAGGTCTTTTCCACACTTCCCAATGAGCTGCAAATTCCTGCTGGAAGCCGGTTGGAAATCTTTCTGGAGCAAGGATTACTGGATAGAGATCAAAGTGCCTATCGACCAATTCAGGGCGAACCCCAACCCTTGCAATGGGTTCCTCAACAAAAGCGCTGGCGCTCGGCGTTGACACCACTGAAAACCGGGACCCTCTTTCTCGAGTGGCGTCAACAGAGTGTTGCAGTGGAGGTGATTCCGGATCTGAGCCCTACTGTGATGGTCCTCTGGCCTCCTGATAAATACATCTTTGACTTGTCCCAACTGCAAGTGGAGTTGGAAGCCAAGGACGACTACGGACTACGCCAGATTCTGTTGAGATATCGCAACGAAGCCACAGGAACCATCGAGCGTGAGATCATTCAGTCTTTTGAAGGAGACTTCAAGAGTTACCAGGAAAGGTATCTCTGGGAACTCTCGGCAACACCCTTACGAGCCGGAGATAATGTGACGGCTTGGATTGAGGTCAGTGACAGCGATACTTTCCAGGGACCGAACGTGACTCGATCGGAGGAATTCCGTTTTGAGGTTCGCAGTCAACGGGAGTTCCATGAGTACATCCTCAGCCTCTTGCGTAAAGTGGATCGGGAACTTCGTGACTTGTTATCCGTTTTGGACCGTCAACTGATTGTAGAGACCACAGACCAAGAAAATCTGATTGAGGAACTGCTTAATTTTCTTCAGGAAGAGGCTAACTACGATCGGCTATTGTC
- a CDS encoding sulfite exporter TauE/SafE family protein, with protein sequence MIGAWFAIRIDGEWFRIILSLVMVGVVLSLIFPLKQPDPNVLLTTQRRWLGNLGMVGIDFYGGFIQIGVGFLLIALLFHGFREDLGKGKQAQSLRSHDLHNHSPTSVCLE encoded by the coding sequence TTGATCGGAGCCTGGTTTGCCATCAGGATTGATGGCGAATGGTTTCGCATTATCCTCTCCCTAGTGATGGTGGGAGTGGTGCTTTCGCTGATCTTTCCGCTCAAACAACCAGATCCCAATGTGCTTTTGACCACCCAACGTCGCTGGCTCGGCAACTTGGGCATGGTTGGGATCGACTTCTACGGTGGCTTCATCCAGATTGGGGTGGGATTTCTACTGATCGCCCTGCTCTTTCATGGATTTCGGGAGGACCTTGGTAAGGGCAAACAGGCACAAAGCCTTCGTAGTCATGATCTACACAATCACAGCCCTACTAGTGTTTGTCTGGAATGA
- a CDS encoding CopG family transcriptional regulator, whose product MKAKEFDQKFEEDQEDIVSDLDLSTAQRVNMQSKWINVDFPTWVIEALDREAAQIGVTRQSIIKLWLVERLQTKGSQTSV is encoded by the coding sequence ATGAAAGCGAAAGAATTTGATCAGAAGTTTGAGGAGGACCAGGAGGACATTGTTTCAGATCTTGACCTCTCAACCGCCCAACGGGTCAACATGCAATCGAAGTGGATCAATGTTGATTTTCCTACTTGGGTGATCGAGGCCTTGGATCGGGAAGCAGCTCAGATTGGAGTGACTCGCCAATCGATCATCAAACTCTGGCTGGTGGAGCGTTTACAAACCAAAGGGTCCCAAACCTCCGTTTGA